In Terriglobales bacterium, a single genomic region encodes these proteins:
- a CDS encoding molybdopterin-dependent oxidoreductase: MSNRIYTIYYNFPSMKNARLFAAVFVLQVIALAQQTSSLRLEINGDVAKSIVYEEAQWKQLRHISISATNLHDKKTATYSGVRLLDLLKEAGVPSGESLRGKTLASCIVVIAADGYQVVFSLAELDESIGNEQVLVADAEDGKPLSPETGPLRLIVPGDKRPARWVRMVKTIRVVTNPSSASAP, from the coding sequence CTATGAAAAACGCCCGTTTATTTGCCGCTGTTTTCGTTCTGCAAGTTATTGCCTTGGCCCAACAAACCAGCTCTCTCCGGCTGGAAATCAATGGTGACGTGGCCAAATCTATCGTGTATGAGGAAGCACAATGGAAACAACTTAGACACATTTCCATATCAGCAACCAATTTGCATGACAAAAAGACCGCTACTTACAGCGGAGTACGATTACTGGATTTGTTGAAAGAAGCGGGAGTGCCGAGTGGAGAGAGTTTGCGGGGCAAAACCTTGGCCTCCTGCATAGTTGTAATCGCTGCCGACGGCTATCAGGTAGTCTTTTCCCTGGCCGAACTGGATGAGAGCATCGGGAATGAACAGGTGCTGGTAGCCGATGCGGAAGATGGCAAACCGTTGTCACCTGAGACAGGACCATTACGGCTCATTGTTCCAGGAGACAAACGCCCAGCCCGCTGGGTGCGGATGGTGAAAACAATCCGCGTAGTCACCAATCCTTCATCAGCATCAGCTCCGTAG
- a CDS encoding carboxypeptidase-like regulatory domain-containing protein encodes MRTLTMLGLLCVVISPVYAQRMGILTGEIKDPQGAVLIDAVIIVHADGSLARNGKKIEAKYEDFKINPSPSSGEFKMKLPAGYYYDVMVSRQGFRPQCAKVYILRMQPNKLDFTLQIAPTEPLMPPE; translated from the coding sequence ATGCGAACTCTAACTATGCTCGGGCTACTTTGTGTAGTGATATCGCCGGTCTATGCTCAACGCATGGGTATTCTGACCGGGGAGATCAAGGACCCACAAGGCGCAGTCCTCATTGACGCGGTAATCATCGTTCATGCTGATGGATCGCTTGCTCGGAATGGGAAGAAGATCGAAGCAAAATACGAAGATTTTAAGATCAACCCCAGTCCCTCATCGGGTGAATTCAAGATGAAACTACCGGCAGGTTATTACTATGATGTGATGGTTTCGAGGCAAGGCTTTCGCCCTCAGTGTGCCAAGGTATATATCCTGAGAATGCAGCCGAACAAGCTTGATTTCACACTTCAGATTGCGCCCACAGAACCGCTTATGCCGCCTGAATGA